The following are encoded together in the Kwoniella europaea PYCC6329 chromosome 1, complete sequence genome:
- a CDS encoding signal recognition particle protein SRP54, with product MVLADLGARLHGALNQLSRASVVDDRVIDALLKELCAALLEADVNVKLVSQLRTKVKAKVKKSLDEAEKAGGREANKKNVVQKAVFDELVALVDPGTEPYKPVKGKTNVLMAVGIQGAGKTTTCTKLAVHYARRGMKTGLVCADTFRAGAFDQLKQNATKAKIPFYGSYTETDPVAIASLGVEKFRKERFDVIIVDTSGRHKQESELFEEMVAISLAVSPDMTIMVLDASIGQAAEGQSRAFKDSADFGAIIVTKLDGHAKGGGAISAVAATKTPIIFLGTGEHLHDLEKFNPQPFVSKLLGMGDMQGLVEHMQDIARSNPDRQKDLAKKLEQGKFTIRDWKDQLSNIMSMGSLSKIASMIPGMPAGMLGEGGEEEAGAKLKRMIYITDAMRQDELDSDGLIFVSFDKAGNPIGLNRRAKRVARGSGTSVREVEELLAQARMMAGMAKQAGGANGWMSAMQKMQAAAGNKPLGPNGQPSPAQIEAMRKAMPPEMMRKLRAAGPQGAQKMMQEMMGGMGGMGGPGGMDMGSMMRSMMGGGGPGGGGMPDMSQMGEMMKNMGMGGGGMPDMSQLMKMMGRR from the exons ATGGTATTAGCAGACCTAGGAGCGAGGCTACACGGAGCTTTGAATCAGCTATCAAGGGCGTCGGTGGTAGATGATCGT GTCATAGACGCTTTACTCAAAGAGCTATGTGCAGCACTACTGGAAGCAGATGTCAATGTGAAATTGGTTTCTCAGCTACGTACCAAAGTGAAAGCTAAG GTAAAGAAGAGTTTagatgaagctgaaaaggcTGGAGGAAGGGAGGCTAACAAGAAGAATGTAGTGCAAAAG GCGGTCTTCGATGAACTTGTAGCACTAGTAGATCCCGGTACCGAACCATACAAGCCTGTCAAGGGAAAGACCAATGTATTGATGGCGGTAGGTATACAAGGTGCAGGTAAAACTACGACATGTACGAAATTGGCTGTACACTACGCTAGGAGAGGAATGAAGACTGGTTTGGTATGTGCGGATACGTTCAGAGCGGGTGCTTTTGATCAACTGAAACA AAACGCAACAAAAGCAAAAATACCTTTCTATGGAAGTTACACTGAGACAGATCCAGTGGCGATCGCTTCACTGGGTGTAGAGAAATTTAGAAAGG AACGATTCGACGTGATCATAGTGGATACCTCAGGACGACATAAACAGGAATCAGAATTGttcgaagagatggtagcCATCTCATTGGCGGTCAGCCCAGATATGACGATCATGGTGTTAGACGCTTCAATAGGTCAGGCGGCAGAAGGTCAAAGTAGAGCGTTCAAGGACTCAGCGGATTTCGGAGCAATAATAGTAACCAAATTGGATGGTCACGCtaaaggtggtggtgctaTCTCAGC TGTCGCTGCGACGAAGACGCCAATTATATTCTTGGGTACTGGAGAGCATTTACATGATCTGGAGAAATTCAACCCGCAGCCTTTCGTTTCGAAGTTACTGGGTATGGGTGACATGCAAGGATTGGTTGAACATAT GCAAGATATAGCGCGATCTAACCCCGATCGACAGAAAGATTTAGCAAAGAAATTAGAGCAAGGCAAATTTACTATAAgggattggaaagatcaaCTATCGAATATAATGTCGATGGGATCCTTGTCGAAGATCGCTTCGATGATACCTGGTATGCCTGCTGGCATGttgggtgaaggaggtgaagaagaagcaggagcGAAACTGAAAAGAATGATCTATATAACGGATGCTATGAGGCAGGACGAGTTGGACTCAGATGGGCTGATATTC GTGAGCTTCGATAAAGCTGGGAATCCAATAGGATTGAACCGACGTGCGAAACGAGTAGCAAGAGGGAGTGGAACGAGTGTACGAGAGGTGGAAGAATTACTGGCTCAAGCTAGGATGATGGCAGGAATGGCCAAACAGGCGGGTGGTGCCAATGGATGGATGTCGGCGATGCAGAAGATGCAAGCTGCTGCTGGTAATAAACCTTTGGGTCCTAATGGTCAACCTTCTCCCGCACAGATTGAGGCTATGCGA AAAGCGATGCCTCCTGAAATGATGCGAAAATTGCGTGCTGCTGGTCCTCAGGGTGctcagaagatgatgcaggagatgatgggcggtatgggaggtatggGCGGACCTGGAGGAATGGACATGGGATCGATGATGCGAAGCAtgatgggaggtggaggacctggaggaggtggaatgCCAGATATGAGTCAAATGGgtgaaatgatgaagaatatgGGAATGGGCGGAGGGGGTATGCCTG ATATGAGccagttgatgaagatgatgggaaggagataA